Proteins encoded together in one Halothermothrix orenii H 168 window:
- a CDS encoding family 16 glycosylhydrolase, protein MKIRQNKVWLVATLGLIMLLVLAGCKSGVSEGTSSLLVNVQDGNSQTEIKVLDDSGEVASKTGKTAKFELSNGVYKVEVGNKIFDVYLTGDTTLDVILGEDENLIGSGFFNEPLSNKKIAGDGYVDTEGNWVAYLNTGGGGRATVKNGRVIYQVTNAGSQPYSVQLIQAPVKIEKGAKYKVSFDAKAADGKTIAIKVGAIADRAWEAYAQQNIKLTGNWESYEFEFTMMAETNEMARFEFWFIDTGIYELDNIKLVKVEENAISTEGTKTEADEDLVEDWELVWSDEFDEIREDVWTFEVGNGHKQGIPGWGNNELQYYTDGDNAHIKDGKLVITAKEEEISDSHGSYNYTSTRMITKGKFSMKYGRVEVRAKMPEGKGIWPAIWMLGTDIDENPWPACGEIDIAEVIGNTPNIVHGTIHGPISTYTGISAGYILPDGKKFSDDFHIFALEWDEDELEFYVDDVLYHVVNKDEVGGQEWVYDKPLFFILNVAVGGNLPGYPDGTTEFPQTMEVDYIRVYEDKDPASIDGEERWDSEYELKWREMKEKEESSKEKKNADLTINRVVNGAFDSEIVNDVEAHRDNWYVLIEEGGEVNSFGVENGEFIMDIANPGSKASNVQFAQCLKLEPGSIYKVSFDARAEDARDINVKMLHPTKHTVYGEETIGLNPTMESYSLEVEFPGNVSEVVNLSFELGALSDQSKATRVYLDNVKIEKIRGVNYTEYGNCLLDNGELLFGNPDYHAISYSGYRKNVRRESTVPTVEQIKDDMKILEAMGVKLLRTYNTNEFSQSEKILKAISELKEEDPDFEMYVMLGAWISCEGAYTDSVNHNVEDEDKNKGEIDKAIELAAKYPQIVKAIAVGNEAMVRWQAHYVPAEVILKWVNYLREARENGDIPGETLITSSDNFAAWGGEGSYRSKTLKDLVKAVDFVSLHTYPFHDTHYVSKFWKTPEENKDLSDKEKIDNAMKRAFERAKNQYQLVKEYVRSIDPEKPIHIGETGWASVSTDLYGSGGSRAADEYKQKQYYDQIREWSDACNISVFFFEGFDEPWKGSNNPGHSEKHFGLFTVDGKAKYVLWDLVDKGIFDGLTRDGNPVKKTYNGDESALMEDVLTPPLAQNHTAGAAVTEDTYVVLDTKKNTETNSYLAIPAIVNPWEGTCGMGLTDDGIVEITTGTGNWWGCGLEIREGVNLSNFANGHLHFDIKGDTSSSFNIGFQTGVYGSSERPQTNNYVTFGPGRSYQLTRNWKSYSIPVSELMKGADLTDVTSLLYLMGDANFDGRKIYVKNVYYTQD, encoded by the coding sequence TTGAAAATAAGACAGAATAAGGTTTGGCTTGTAGCAACATTAGGATTAATTATGTTATTAGTTCTGGCAGGGTGTAAAAGTGGGGTATCTGAAGGAACATCCAGTTTACTGGTTAATGTCCAGGATGGTAATTCCCAGACAGAGATTAAAGTGTTAGATGACAGTGGAGAAGTTGCCAGTAAAACAGGTAAAACAGCTAAGTTTGAATTGTCAAATGGTGTTTATAAGGTTGAAGTCGGTAATAAAATATTTGATGTTTACTTAACAGGTGACACCACTTTAGATGTTATTTTAGGAGAAGATGAAAATTTAATTGGTAGTGGATTTTTTAATGAACCCTTATCTAACAAGAAAATAGCTGGAGACGGATATGTAGATACAGAAGGCAACTGGGTAGCATACTTGAATACTGGAGGTGGAGGTAGAGCTACTGTTAAGAATGGCAGGGTGATATACCAGGTTACTAATGCAGGCTCTCAACCATATTCAGTACAATTGATTCAGGCACCAGTTAAGATTGAAAAAGGAGCTAAATATAAAGTTAGCTTTGATGCTAAGGCTGCGGATGGCAAAACTATTGCCATTAAGGTTGGTGCTATAGCTGACCGGGCCTGGGAGGCGTATGCACAACAAAATATTAAGTTAACAGGAAACTGGGAGAGCTATGAATTTGAGTTTACAATGATGGCAGAAACAAATGAAATGGCCCGCTTTGAGTTCTGGTTTATAGATACAGGTATCTATGAACTTGATAATATTAAATTAGTAAAAGTCGAAGAGAACGCAATATCGACAGAAGGAACAAAGACCGAAGCTGATGAGGATTTAGTAGAAGATTGGGAATTAGTCTGGAGTGACGAATTTGATGAGATAAGAGAAGATGTCTGGACTTTTGAAGTAGGGAATGGCCATAAGCAGGGTATTCCTGGCTGGGGAAATAATGAGCTACAGTATTATACTGATGGTGATAATGCCCATATTAAAGATGGAAAATTGGTGATAACCGCTAAAGAAGAAGAAATAAGTGATTCTCATGGTAGCTACAACTATACTTCAACTAGAATGATAACCAAAGGTAAATTTAGTATGAAATACGGTAGGGTTGAAGTAAGGGCTAAGATGCCAGAAGGGAAAGGTATTTGGCCAGCTATCTGGATGTTAGGGACTGATATTGATGAAAATCCCTGGCCAGCCTGTGGAGAGATAGATATTGCAGAGGTTATTGGTAATACTCCGAATATAGTTCATGGTACAATCCATGGGCCAATAAGTACTTATACTGGAATTAGTGCAGGTTATATACTGCCAGATGGCAAGAAGTTCTCTGATGATTTTCATATATTTGCTCTGGAATGGGATGAAGATGAGCTAGAATTTTATGTTGATGATGTACTATATCATGTCGTCAATAAAGATGAAGTAGGCGGACAGGAGTGGGTTTATGATAAACCATTGTTTTTTATCCTGAATGTAGCTGTTGGAGGTAACTTGCCAGGTTACCCAGATGGAACTACAGAATTCCCACAGACAATGGAAGTCGATTATATTAGAGTTTATGAAGATAAAGACCCTGCTTCTATAGATGGAGAAGAGAGATGGGATTCTGAATATGAACTCAAGTGGAGAGAAATGAAGGAGAAAGAAGAATCTTCTAAAGAAAAGAAAAATGCTGATCTTACTATAAATCGTGTTGTTAATGGTGCTTTTGATAGTGAAATTGTTAATGATGTAGAGGCTCACCGTGATAACTGGTATGTTCTGATTGAAGAAGGTGGAGAAGTAAATTCTTTTGGTGTAGAGAATGGAGAGTTTATTATGGATATAGCTAATCCCGGTAGTAAAGCGTCAAATGTACAATTTGCCCAGTGTTTAAAATTGGAACCTGGCTCTATTTATAAGGTGAGTTTTGATGCCAGGGCAGAAGATGCCAGGGATATAAATGTAAAAATGTTGCATCCCACTAAACATACGGTTTATGGAGAAGAAACTATAGGACTCAATCCTACTATGGAAAGCTATAGTTTGGAAGTTGAGTTTCCAGGGAATGTCAGTGAAGTTGTTAACCTATCGTTCGAGTTGGGCGCTCTCAGTGATCAGAGTAAGGCTACCCGTGTGTACTTAGATAATGTAAAAATTGAAAAAATAAGGGGAGTCAATTACACAGAATATGGTAATTGCCTGCTGGATAACGGGGAACTATTATTTGGAAATCCAGATTACCATGCTATTTCATATAGTGGTTACCGAAAGAATGTTAGAAGAGAGAGTACAGTTCCCACTGTTGAGCAGATAAAAGACGATATGAAAATTCTGGAGGCAATGGGTGTCAAATTATTAAGGACCTATAATACTAATGAGTTCTCCCAGAGTGAAAAAATCCTGAAGGCTATCAGTGAACTAAAGGAAGAAGACCCTGATTTTGAAATGTATGTTATGTTAGGTGCCTGGATATCATGTGAAGGTGCTTATACAGACAGTGTTAATCATAATGTAGAAGATGAAGATAAAAATAAAGGCGAAATAGATAAAGCTATTGAACTTGCAGCTAAATATCCCCAGATTGTCAAGGCAATTGCGGTAGGAAATGAAGCTATGGTAAGGTGGCAAGCCCATTATGTTCCAGCAGAAGTTATCTTGAAATGGGTAAATTACTTAAGAGAAGCTAGAGAAAATGGAGATATTCCCGGGGAGACCTTAATAACAAGTTCCGATAACTTTGCAGCCTGGGGAGGAGAGGGTAGTTATCGCAGTAAAACTTTAAAAGATTTAGTTAAAGCTGTTGACTTTGTTTCCCTTCATACCTATCCTTTCCATGATACACATTATGTTTCAAAGTTCTGGAAGACTCCAGAAGAAAATAAAGACCTTTCAGATAAAGAGAAGATTGATAATGCAATGAAAAGAGCTTTTGAACGGGCTAAAAATCAATACCAATTGGTAAAAGAGTATGTTCGCAGTATTGATCCTGAGAAACCAATACACATTGGTGAGACTGGCTGGGCAAGTGTGTCCACTGACTTGTATGGTTCAGGTGGTTCCAGGGCAGCTGATGAATATAAACAGAAACAATATTATGATCAGATAAGAGAATGGAGCGATGCCTGTAATATTAGTGTCTTCTTTTTTGAGGGATTTGATGAGCCATGGAAGGGTTCAAACAACCCGGGACACTCTGAGAAACACTTTGGATTATTTACTGTTGATGGTAAAGCAAAATATGTGTTGTGGGACCTGGTAGATAAAGGTATCTTTGATGGTCTGACCAGGGATGGTAATCCTGTAAAGAAAACCTATAATGGTGATGAAAGTGCCTTAATGGAAGATGTGCTAACACCGCCACTGGCTCAGAACCATACTGCAGGAGCTGCAGTAACAGAAGACACTTATGTTGTATTAGATACAAAGAAAAATACTGAAACAAATAGCTATCTTGCTATTCCGGCAATTGTAAATCCATGGGAAGGAACCTGTGGAATGGGTTTAACTGATGATGGAATAGTTGAGATAACTACAGGAACTGGAAACTGGTGGGGATGTGGCCTGGAGATAAGAGAAGGCGTAAATCTAAGTAATTTTGCCAATGGTCATCTCCATTTTGATATCAAAGGTGACACCAGTTCATCCTTTAACATTGGTTTCCAGACAGGAGTATATGGGAGTAGTGAACGTCCCCAGACTAATAACTACGTAACCTTTGGTCCTGGTAGATCATATCAGTTAACAAGAAACTGGAAATCCTATTCAATACCTGTTAGTGAGTTAATGAAAGGTGCAGATTTAACTGATGTAACCTCGTTACTATATCTAATGGGAGATGCTAACTTTGATGGCCGTAAAATCTATGTCAAAAATGTTTATTATACTCAAGATTAG
- a CDS encoding LacI family DNA-binding transcriptional regulator, giving the protein MVTIKDIARIAGVSTATVSRVINNYPQVNEKTKKKVLEVMKENNYRPNSVARSLSTSRSYTIGIFFTDHFDTGLRHPFFREVIYGLEKIFGQKGYDILYFTKRNWDDKCSYVDKCRDRHVDGVVLMGVSREDTNLPQLLDSGIPTVFIDVDIIGKRASYVTLNNTDGAKMAVNYLYSLGHTKIGMIMGISSTKIAHDRFLGYQMALKDLSLSYNPDWVLNGLFSEEGGYRAMNKFLKMIDRPTAIFCQSDTMAIGAMKAIKEAKMNVPGDFSIIGFDDIEISKYVKPALTTIRQDKVKLGRAAGKLLLNIINNDLDGYKPVILPVKLIKRKSCAKLR; this is encoded by the coding sequence ATGGTTACCATTAAAGATATAGCAAGAATAGCAGGAGTATCAACAGCAACAGTCTCCAGGGTAATAAATAATTACCCACAAGTGAATGAAAAAACAAAGAAAAAAGTCCTAGAAGTAATGAAGGAGAATAATTACAGGCCAAATTCAGTTGCCAGGAGTTTATCGACCAGTAGATCATATACTATAGGTATCTTTTTTACAGATCACTTTGACACTGGTCTACGGCATCCCTTTTTTCGTGAGGTTATTTACGGTTTAGAGAAAATATTTGGACAAAAGGGATATGATATATTATATTTTACCAAAAGAAACTGGGATGATAAATGTAGTTATGTTGACAAGTGCAGGGATAGACATGTTGATGGTGTAGTCCTGATGGGAGTATCCAGAGAAGATACAAATCTTCCCCAACTACTGGATTCAGGAATCCCTACAGTATTTATCGATGTGGACATTATTGGTAAAAGGGCTTCTTATGTTACTCTCAATAATACTGATGGGGCAAAAATGGCTGTTAATTATCTTTACAGTTTAGGTCACACTAAAATAGGTATGATTATGGGTATCAGTTCAACCAAGATTGCTCATGATAGATTTCTCGGGTATCAGATGGCTTTAAAAGATTTAAGTTTATCATATAATCCGGACTGGGTATTAAATGGTTTGTTTTCTGAAGAAGGTGGCTACCGGGCTATGAATAAATTTCTGAAAATGATAGATAGACCGACGGCAATCTTCTGCCAGAGTGATACCATGGCCATAGGTGCAATGAAAGCCATTAAAGAAGCAAAGATGAACGTTCCTGGTGATTTCTCAATCATAGGTTTTGATGATATTGAAATTAGTAAATATGTAAAACCGGCTTTGACTACCATAAGACAGGATAAAGTAAAGTTGGGCAGGGCTGCAGGGAAACTTCTGTTAAATATTATTAATAATGACCTGGATGGTTATAAGCCCGTAATTCTACCTGTTAAATTGATAAAGCGTAAATCCTGTGCTAAATTGAGATGA